In a genomic window of Candidatus Acidiferrales bacterium:
- the pheS gene encoding phenylalanine--tRNA ligase subunit alpha translates to MLDEIARLKEEATAAIGRLNSAEDSEDFRLTYLSRKGLLAQLFEKMKDVPAEERPAFGKSLNTLRDFLESEFESAKKRIEDRKSSTSMKVDLSVPGRKRYVGRKHPLTRTLEDIKKIFIGIGFGIADGPEIEDDYHNFEALNFPPDHPARDMQDTFFVKGDTGKYVLRTHTSNVQIWVMEQNKPPVRVIMPGRCYRNEAVSARAYCMFHQVEGLYVDKNVSFAELKGTISFFAKELFGTDVKTRFRPSFFPFTEPSAEVDVNCFICGGKGCRVCKYSGWLEILGCGMVDPNVYKFVGYDPGEVSGYAFGMGIERLAMLRYGIDDIRLFFENDLRFLNQF, encoded by the coding sequence ATGCTCGATGAAATCGCAAGACTGAAAGAAGAAGCCACCGCTGCGATCGGCAGATTGAATTCTGCGGAAGACTCCGAAGATTTTCGACTGACATATCTATCGCGCAAGGGTCTCCTCGCGCAGCTCTTCGAGAAAATGAAAGATGTACCTGCAGAGGAGCGGCCCGCATTCGGCAAATCACTGAACACTCTTCGAGACTTCCTGGAATCAGAATTTGAGTCGGCAAAAAAAAGGATAGAGGACCGGAAATCATCCACGAGCATGAAAGTCGATCTTTCGGTGCCCGGACGAAAGAGATATGTCGGGCGGAAACATCCGCTGACCCGGACCCTCGAAGATATAAAGAAAATCTTCATCGGCATCGGCTTCGGAATCGCCGACGGACCGGAAATCGAAGATGATTATCACAACTTTGAAGCTCTCAACTTTCCGCCGGATCATCCCGCACGTGACATGCAGGATACTTTTTTTGTGAAAGGCGATACCGGGAAATATGTCTTACGAACACACACATCTAACGTTCAAATTTGGGTAATGGAACAGAATAAGCCGCCCGTTCGTGTCATAATGCCGGGGAGATGTTACCGCAACGAAGCGGTCAGCGCACGGGCCTATTGCATGTTTCATCAGGTCGAGGGATTGTATGTGGATAAAAATGTCAGCTTTGCGGAGCTGAAAGGAACAATCTCTTTCTTCGCAAAGGAACTTTTCGGCACGGACGTGAAGACTCGCTTCCGTCCGAGTTTCTTCCCGTTCACAGAGCCGAGCGCAGAGGTTGACGTAAACTGCTTTATCTGCGGCGGGAAAGGATGCCGCGTCTGCAAATATTCCGGTTGGCTTGAAATCTTAGGCTGCGGCATGGTCGACCCGAATGTTTACAAATTTGTAGGCTACGATCCCGGCGAAGTAAGCGGCTACGCATTTGGAATGGGAATCGAACGACTCGCGATGCTTCGTTACGGCATCGATGATATCAGACTTTTTTTTGAAAACGATCTCCGCTTTTTGAATCAGTTTTAA
- the pheT gene encoding phenylalanine--tRNA ligase subunit beta: MKISRSWLEQFVDLSAISDHDISSRLTMLGIEVESFENLSEKYKGFVVGSVLEVERHPNADRLSLCKVDVGGEIKSIVCGAPNVAAGQKVPVGLVGALVPHNQHDPDGKPFELTRAKIRGVESEGMICSAGELGIGDDKDGIMVLESDATAGKPLSEYLGLNDTIFEISVTPNRSDCLSHLGIARELASAYAKKLKQKRMPPRESEEAIAGTAKVDVADPDLCPRYSVRVIENIKVGPSPRWLKIAVEKAGMRSINNVVDATNYVMLELGQPLHAFDLGLLKRKHIVVRRPKPDEKIFVTLDGKERNIGPDMLMICDIEKTVAIAGVMGGMNSEISSGTTNILIESANFLPSSIRRTSRALGLSTEASYRFERGVDPNLTPLALDRVAEIIKETSAEETKIAKGIIDIASQKFAPRRLELHVENVNRILGTRLASGEIKRYLDSIEIITEKKSETVLTCSVPTFRGDIEREADLIEEVARVHGYERIDEAVQTRLVFDTRFKESKTVEDIRNFLAGAGFNEIITNSLQPTETAAVFEASHVSIANPISEDMAAMRTTMLPGMLDTIKRNISYGQKSMKLFELGKVYSLDGKNQKVGNFLEKERFSLALTGLSDPSSFDRKEFEFDIFDLKSEIERICDHLNLDSWDFISYDNTKEYEESLKLFVNGVEAGNAGQIAANLLKRYAIEQNVYFAELDTSLIASAAKANIRFQPLPRFPFASIDLAFFVNLETPVGDLVSSLRGVAEDLIKDISVFDIYSGKGVPEGKKSVAFTVSLGSDTRTLNDNDIARFIESAEQTLSKRFSTTLRKQLDDQSSDFREKN; this comes from the coding sequence ATGAAAATATCTCGAAGTTGGCTCGAACAATTCGTTGACCTCTCGGCAATAAGCGACCACGACATTTCCTCCCGCCTGACAATGTTGGGGATCGAAGTCGAATCATTCGAAAACCTTTCCGAGAAGTATAAAGGATTTGTAGTCGGTTCCGTTCTCGAAGTTGAGAGGCACCCGAATGCAGACAGGTTGAGTTTATGCAAGGTTGACGTCGGAGGTGAAATCAAGAGCATCGTCTGCGGCGCCCCGAATGTCGCCGCCGGACAAAAAGTCCCGGTTGGACTTGTCGGCGCTCTCGTGCCTCATAACCAGCATGACCCGGACGGGAAACCGTTCGAGCTCACAAGAGCAAAAATACGGGGCGTCGAATCGGAAGGCATGATTTGCTCTGCAGGAGAGCTTGGCATTGGAGATGACAAAGATGGCATCATGGTACTCGAGAGCGATGCCACGGCCGGCAAGCCGCTTTCTGAATACTTGGGATTGAATGATACGATTTTCGAAATCAGCGTGACACCGAATCGCTCGGATTGCCTTTCTCATTTAGGAATCGCGCGAGAGCTCGCTTCTGCTTACGCAAAGAAACTCAAACAAAAGAGAATGCCCCCCCGAGAATCGGAAGAAGCGATTGCCGGAACTGCAAAGGTCGACGTCGCGGATCCAGACTTGTGCCCTCGCTACTCCGTACGCGTTATCGAAAACATAAAAGTTGGGCCTTCGCCGCGATGGCTGAAGATTGCCGTCGAGAAAGCCGGTATGAGGTCAATCAATAACGTAGTCGATGCGACTAACTACGTGATGCTTGAACTCGGTCAGCCGCTCCACGCTTTCGATTTGGGTCTGCTTAAAAGAAAACATATTGTGGTTCGAAGGCCGAAGCCAGATGAAAAAATTTTCGTCACTCTCGACGGCAAAGAGAGAAATATCGGACCCGATATGCTCATGATTTGCGACATTGAAAAAACCGTGGCCATCGCGGGCGTCATGGGCGGCATGAATAGCGAGATAAGTTCCGGAACGACGAATATCCTGATCGAGAGCGCAAACTTCCTGCCGTCCTCGATTCGCAGGACGTCAAGGGCACTCGGACTCTCCACGGAAGCGTCGTACAGATTTGAACGCGGCGTCGACCCGAATTTGACTCCGCTTGCACTTGACAGAGTTGCCGAGATCATCAAAGAAACTTCGGCCGAAGAAACTAAAATCGCTAAGGGGATTATAGACATTGCCTCGCAGAAATTTGCTCCGAGACGACTGGAGCTGCACGTCGAGAATGTCAATCGAATCCTTGGAACTCGTTTAGCCTCCGGCGAAATAAAAAGATATTTGGATTCCATTGAAATAATCACAGAAAAAAAATCCGAAACAGTTTTGACATGTTCCGTTCCGACATTTCGCGGCGACATCGAGCGCGAGGCAGACCTCATCGAAGAGGTTGCCCGCGTCCACGGCTATGAGAGGATCGACGAAGCAGTACAAACACGGCTTGTGTTTGACACGCGTTTCAAAGAGAGCAAAACTGTTGAAGACATCAGGAATTTTCTCGCGGGCGCCGGTTTCAACGAGATCATAACAAATTCACTTCAGCCGACGGAGACGGCTGCTGTGTTCGAAGCGAGTCATGTGTCCATCGCAAACCCGATCAGCGAGGACATGGCTGCGATGCGTACCACCATGCTGCCGGGAATGCTCGATACAATCAAACGAAACATCTCTTACGGACAAAAGAGCATGAAGCTGTTTGAGCTCGGCAAGGTATATTCACTGGACGGGAAAAACCAGAAAGTGGGAAATTTTCTTGAAAAAGAAAGATTTTCCCTCGCACTGACAGGCTTATCGGATCCTTCTTCCTTCGATAGGAAGGAGTTTGAATTCGATATCTTCGATCTGAAATCTGAAATCGAGCGCATTTGTGATCATCTCAACCTTGACTCTTGGGACTTTATTTCTTATGATAATACGAAAGAATACGAGGAATCGCTAAAGTTATTTGTAAACGGCGTAGAGGCCGGTAATGCAGGACAAATTGCCGCGAACTTGCTGAAAAGATATGCGATCGAGCAGAATGTTTATTTTGCCGAGCTTGATACCTCTCTTATTGCTTCAGCTGCGAAAGCAAACATCAGATTCCAGCCTCTCCCAAGATTTCCGTTCGCTTCCATCGACCTCGCGTTCTTTGTCAACCTTGAAACTCCTGTCGGTGACCTTGTGAGCTCACTCAGGGGTGTTGCAGAAGATTTGATAAAAGATATTTCTGTTTTCGACATTTATTCCGGTAAAGGCGTACCGGAGGGAAAGAAAAGTGTCGCGTTTACCGTTTCTCTTGGCAGCGATACGAGAACTTTGAACGATAATGATATCGCAAGGTTCATCGAAAGTGCCGAACAAACACTGAGCAAACGGTTTTCTACGACATTAAGGAAACAGCTCGATGATCAATCGAGTGATTTTAGGGAGAAGAACTGA
- a CDS encoding cell division protein ZapA, with amino-acid sequence MEKKSIRVTILGREYPLRVENEEKALKVVAYVDSLLNELIEKNPGAPTSTVAVIAALNIAEQLFDLKERVQNEGIEIADLVGVLSYLRENFPIEAN; translated from the coding sequence ATGGAAAAGAAAAGTATTCGAGTGACAATATTGGGCAGAGAATACCCGCTCCGCGTGGAAAATGAAGAGAAGGCTCTCAAAGTTGTAGCTTATGTAGATTCACTATTGAATGAATTGATCGAGAAGAATCCTGGGGCGCCTACATCAACCGTCGCAGTGATTGCTGCTTTGAACATAGCTGAACAATTATTTGATTTAAAAGAACGAGTACAAAACGAAGGGATTGAGATAGCGGATCTTGTTGGAGTGCTGAGCTACTTAAGAGAAAATTTTCCGATAGAAGCAAACTAA
- the rny gene encoding ribonuclease Y, producing MTTLVTAALCAIAAFIGGWLVQVASTKRKLGTVTERSKQILEAAEREGNTVKREKLLEVKDEWIRKKQELDNEYNAKQRKFQNVEKQLSLKEESLDHKGDQLRQQEKNLRSLETELREKSKTIQSKESEAARLVQLQTEKLEKLAGVSREEAKKLLMENLTNEAKSEAALELREIREKARIEGKKDAQKIIVQAIQRTAADHSVETTVSVVNLPNEEMKGRIIGREGRNIRSFEAATGCDIIVDDTPDAVVISGFDPFRREVAKIALERLILDGRIHPTKIEEVIDKVRCELEEEMVQIGEDALLEVGIHGVHQEIVKLLGRMKYRSSYGQNVLQHSIEVAFLSGLMAVEIGLDSTLAKRAGLFHDLGKVVDKNVEGPHALLGYEIAKKYGEHPAVANAIGSHHEDIEMETPIAAIVQSADAISGARPGARRESLEGYVKRLEKLEGIANSFSGVGKTYAIQAGREVRVIVEPEKVNDLFADQLAHEISHKIQEEMEYPGQIKVTVIREVRSTAYAK from the coding sequence ATGACAACATTGGTAACCGCTGCGCTCTGTGCCATAGCTGCATTCATTGGAGGATGGCTCGTTCAAGTTGCTTCGACAAAAAGAAAACTAGGAACTGTCACAGAACGCTCAAAACAAATCCTTGAAGCGGCCGAGCGCGAAGGTAATACGGTAAAAAGAGAAAAGCTGCTTGAGGTAAAAGATGAGTGGATTAGAAAAAAACAGGAACTCGATAACGAATACAACGCAAAGCAAAGAAAATTCCAGAATGTCGAAAAGCAGTTAAGCCTGAAAGAGGAGAGCCTCGATCACAAGGGAGACCAGCTAAGGCAACAGGAGAAAAACCTCCGTTCCCTTGAAACAGAGCTGCGGGAAAAATCGAAAACGATCCAATCGAAGGAATCAGAGGCAGCACGTCTGGTTCAGCTTCAAACGGAGAAACTTGAAAAGCTGGCAGGCGTGTCCCGCGAAGAAGCAAAAAAGCTCCTGATGGAAAATCTCACCAACGAAGCAAAAAGCGAAGCGGCGTTAGAGTTGCGAGAGATCCGCGAGAAAGCACGCATCGAGGGAAAGAAGGATGCCCAGAAAATCATCGTGCAGGCAATCCAGCGCACGGCAGCCGACCATTCCGTCGAAACAACTGTCAGCGTCGTCAACCTACCGAACGAGGAGATGAAAGGAAGAATCATCGGCCGCGAGGGAAGAAACATACGTTCGTTTGAAGCGGCAACGGGCTGCGACATAATCGTGGACGACACGCCGGACGCGGTTGTAATCTCAGGGTTTGATCCGTTCCGACGAGAAGTCGCTAAGATCGCATTGGAGCGGCTCATCCTCGACGGCAGAATTCATCCGACAAAGATCGAAGAGGTCATCGATAAAGTCCGATGCGAACTCGAAGAGGAAATGGTGCAGATCGGAGAGGACGCGCTTCTCGAAGTCGGAATCCATGGTGTCCATCAGGAAATCGTGAAGTTACTCGGCAGGATGAAATACCGCTCAAGCTACGGTCAAAACGTCTTGCAGCACAGCATAGAGGTGGCATTTCTGAGCGGTCTCATGGCGGTCGAGATCGGGCTCGATTCGACTCTTGCAAAACGTGCAGGGCTCTTTCATGACCTCGGGAAAGTGGTGGACAAAAATGTGGAAGGTCCTCATGCGCTGCTGGGCTATGAAATTGCCAAGAAATACGGAGAGCACCCGGCCGTTGCAAACGCCATCGGCTCGCATCATGAAGATATCGAGATGGAAACACCGATCGCGGCCATCGTACAGTCGGCAGATGCAATAAGCGGTGCAAGGCCGGGGGCAAGACGGGAATCGCTCGAAGGTTACGTCAAACGACTCGAGAAGTTAGAAGGCATCGCCAACTCCTTCTCCGGCGTTGGAAAGACTTATGCAATTCAGGCAGGCCGGGAAGTCCGGGTCATCGTTGAGCCTGAAAAAGTGAACGACCTTTTCGCGGATCAACTCGCTCATGAAATTTCACATAAGATACAGGAAGAGATGGAATATCCCGGTCAAATTAAAGTTACTGTGATCCGCGAGGTTCGCAGCACCGCCTATGCCAAATAA
- the coaE gene encoding dephospho-CoA kinase (Dephospho-CoA kinase (CoaE) performs the final step in coenzyme A biosynthesis.) — protein sequence MPNKIRHLKVGLTGNIGSGKSTVARLFAELGVPTFDADHIGHALLESDKEVKAQIIEIFGKQILVDRKISRPELGKIVFSDPNKRTQLEQILHPAIMDTINERIMDLPDLPIVHYAVVEGALIYEAGVGKTFDYVVLITADRELAIGRAAKNLGMKRNDVIKRLNAQMLQTKKEKLADFIIANNGTVEALKHRVHLLHSIILALSKGPVDDD from the coding sequence ATGCCAAATAAGATCCGCCATTTGAAGGTCGGACTGACCGGAAACATCGGCAGCGGCAAATCCACCGTCGCCAGACTATTTGCTGAACTTGGCGTGCCAACCTTCGATGCGGACCATATCGGCCATGCGCTCCTCGAATCCGATAAAGAAGTAAAAGCGCAGATCATTGAAATCTTCGGAAAGCAAATTCTTGTCGACCGCAAGATCAGCCGCCCAGAACTCGGTAAAATTGTTTTCAGCGATCCGAACAAAAGAACCCAGCTTGAACAAATTCTGCATCCAGCTATTATGGATACGATCAACGAGCGCATCATGGACCTTCCTGATCTCCCAATCGTTCACTACGCTGTCGTGGAAGGAGCCTTAATCTACGAAGCGGGCGTCGGAAAAACTTTCGACTATGTCGTTCTTATCACGGCAGACAGGGAGCTTGCGATAGGCCGGGCGGCAAAAAATTTAGGCATGAAGAGAAACGATGTTATAAAGAGATTGAATGCGCAGATGCTGCAGACTAAAAAGGAGAAGTTAGCCGATTTCATAATTGCCAACAATGGAACGGTAGAAGCTCTAAAACATCGAGTGCATCTGCTCCACTCCATCATCTTAGCTTTATCAAAGGGGCCGGTTGACGATGATTGA
- the dapF gene encoding diaminopimelate epimerase produces MIEINFTKMNGAGNDFVVIDNYHHTLNVDLPALAQAVCARGFGIGADGILLLQKGDRADFEMYYLNSDGSEGGMCGNGGRCIARFAVLNGICKPRTNFIAHGCDYSAEVIDADKVKLHFPVPEEITPSKKIPVDGKLFDAVYVHPNTDHTVLIEGFGRIDAADLTTLARKIRYNFDIFPRGTNVDLIEKKDGSKIRMRTYERGVENETLACGTGAVASAIAASVRYDMQSPIEIITTSKEILTVHFERNKEKFSNIVLEGSARVVFQGKILYDEKNNKIMDLMDGAGHYKM; encoded by the coding sequence ATGATTGAAATAAATTTCACAAAGATGAACGGGGCAGGGAACGATTTCGTCGTCATCGACAATTATCATCACACACTAAACGTCGATCTCCCTGCCCTTGCACAGGCCGTGTGCGCAAGAGGATTCGGAATCGGCGCCGACGGTATCCTGCTTCTCCAGAAAGGCGACCGGGCAGACTTCGAAATGTATTACTTGAATTCCGACGGCAGTGAAGGCGGAATGTGCGGCAACGGAGGGAGATGCATCGCAAGATTCGCCGTGCTGAACGGGATATGCAAGCCACGAACAAATTTCATTGCCCATGGCTGTGATTACTCCGCCGAAGTCATCGATGCGGATAAAGTAAAACTGCACTTTCCCGTCCCTGAAGAAATCACACCGTCGAAGAAAATACCCGTTGACGGAAAGCTTTTCGATGCAGTCTATGTCCATCCGAACACCGACCACACAGTCTTGATCGAGGGCTTCGGCAGGATTGACGCCGCTGATCTGACAACTCTCGCCAGAAAAATACGATATAACTTTGATATCTTCCCTCGCGGAACAAACGTCGACCTCATAGAAAAAAAAGATGGCAGCAAGATCCGCATGAGGACTTATGAACGCGGGGTCGAAAACGAAACTCTTGCATGCGGAACCGGAGCAGTCGCGAGCGCGATAGCTGCTTCAGTAAGGTACGATATGCAGTCTCCGATTGAAATTATTACAACCAGTAAAGAGATACTGACAGTGCACTTCGAGAGAAACAAAGAGAAGTTTTCGAACATCGTGCTTGAGGGGAGCGCGAGGGTAGTGTTTCAAGGAAAAATTCTGTACGACGAAAAGAACAACAAAATAATGGATTTGATGGACGGTGCCGGGCATTACAAAATGTGA
- a CDS encoding metallopeptidase family protein yields MDKEKFEMLVEKAFEELPQEFKSRIENVHVVVEDLPDDVDLSGARVKNKYSLLGLYAGIPLKKRGADYGVYPVIPDRIKLFKENIERISSNDDEVELKIREVLVHEVAHYFGMTDQEIRKAGY; encoded by the coding sequence ATGGATAAGGAAAAGTTCGAGATGCTTGTGGAAAAGGCTTTCGAAGAGCTTCCGCAGGAGTTCAAGTCAAGGATCGAAAATGTTCATGTCGTCGTCGAGGATCTGCCCGACGACGTCGACCTGTCGGGCGCAAGAGTGAAGAACAAATATTCCCTTCTCGGATTATACGCCGGCATCCCGTTGAAAAAGAGGGGGGCAGACTACGGAGTATATCCGGTGATTCCGGACAGAATAAAATTATTCAAGGAAAACATAGAGCGAATCAGCAGTAACGATGATGAGGTTGAATTAAAGATAAGAGAAGTCCTGGTACACGAGGTCGCACACTATTTCGGGATGACCGACCAGGAAATCAGAAAGGCGGGCTATTGA
- a CDS encoding DedA family protein translates to MTLFEGETVLIIAGILAYQGLLNVELSILSAFLGSTIGDQMYFHLARHEGYRFVKRFRYIWGTLPRAEKFVKRYGMYAVFFSRYLYGLRLPLVVMCGLVRMPPIRFSIYNAGSALIWAVSYGFLGYFFSEAIGLVVGIKNIEFITAAVIAIAAVIYWIFRTAQSRKTPAESSMNSKPIAEEPKQEE, encoded by the coding sequence TTGACCCTCTTTGAGGGAGAGACCGTACTCATTATCGCCGGCATCTTAGCTTACCAGGGGCTGCTGAATGTCGAACTCTCCATTCTCTCCGCGTTCCTCGGGTCGACGATCGGCGATCAGATGTATTTCCATCTCGCCCGTCATGAAGGCTACCGTTTCGTAAAAAGATTCAGATACATCTGGGGAACTCTTCCACGAGCTGAAAAATTCGTCAAGCGTTACGGAATGTACGCCGTCTTTTTTTCGCGCTATCTTTACGGTTTGCGTCTTCCACTCGTAGTAATGTGCGGATTAGTAAGGATGCCTCCGATCAGGTTCAGCATTTATAATGCCGGTTCCGCATTGATTTGGGCTGTTTCTTATGGTTTTCTTGGTTATTTTTTTTCTGAAGCGATCGGATTGGTCGTCGGAATCAAGAATATAGAATTTATTACGGCGGCGGTGATCGCGATTGCAGCGGTTATTTATTGGATTTTTAGGACGGCGCAAAGTCGGAAGACTCCTGCGGAGTCCTCGATGAACTCCAAACCAATTGCAGAGGAACCAAAACAGGAGGAATAA
- a CDS encoding anion transporter encodes MVLIAVIIFGFTYLTISAQRLPYFHLDRTSGAMVGAVAMIAFGVLSIDQAYQSLNLDTIVLLLGMMIVVAYLQMSGFFDLVAAFILKRAHTGSRLLFTIIISSGVLSAFFVNDTICVMMTPFVLLLTSRSQADPKPYLIALATSANIGSAATLVGNPQNMLVGTFSHWPYLRFFFAMLPIAAIGLAIDFFVLKHFFRHKLNQPLKPHEVEHHHRIDRPLLYKSLLVMLIIIVGFSAGVQLAFMSILGAAILILAANKRPDEIFAKINWSLLLFFASLFIVVGGINRVGLVDRAHDVLEGYFSISTFQQIMSFSFASLILSNIVSNVPYVMVVRHWIASFNSPMLMWLVLAMSSTFAGNLTIVGSVANMIVLELSKEKAPFRFWEFTKVAGTIALLTWGAGTAILIVYGMLMKF; translated from the coding sequence ATGGTTTTAATCGCAGTAATTATTTTCGGATTCACCTACCTGACGATTTCCGCGCAGAGACTACCTTACTTCCATTTAGACAGAACATCCGGTGCCATGGTCGGGGCGGTCGCAATGATCGCATTCGGTGTTCTTTCCATTGACCAGGCTTACCAATCTTTAAATCTCGATACGATTGTCCTTCTTCTGGGAATGATGATCGTTGTCGCATACCTGCAGATGAGCGGGTTCTTCGATCTCGTCGCCGCGTTTATCCTGAAGCGGGCACACACGGGCAGCAGACTTCTCTTCACGATAATAATTTCGAGCGGAGTTCTCTCCGCGTTCTTTGTCAACGACACGATCTGCGTGATGATGACGCCGTTCGTACTCCTTCTGACGAGCCGCTCTCAGGCCGATCCGAAGCCTTACCTGATCGCACTCGCGACCAGCGCAAACATCGGAAGCGCCGCAACGCTCGTCGGAAACCCCCAGAACATGCTCGTCGGGACATTTTCACACTGGCCTTATCTGAGATTTTTCTTTGCAATGCTCCCCATCGCGGCGATAGGACTGGCGATAGATTTCTTCGTGCTGAAACATTTTTTCAGACATAAATTGAACCAACCGCTCAAGCCGCACGAGGTGGAGCATCATCACAGAATCGACCGGCCGCTCCTGTACAAATCGCTTCTTGTTATGTTGATAATAATAGTCGGGTTTTCCGCCGGCGTACAACTGGCGTTCATGTCAATATTGGGTGCAGCGATTCTCATACTTGCGGCAAACAAAAGACCCGATGAAATATTTGCGAAGATAAACTGGTCGCTGCTTTTATTCTTCGCGAGCTTGTTCATAGTCGTCGGCGGGATCAACCGCGTCGGTCTCGTGGACCGGGCACACGATGTCCTGGAAGGATATTTCTCCATCTCCACCTTCCAGCAGATCATGAGTTTTTCATTCGCTTCTCTCATTCTCTCAAATATCGTCTCCAACGTTCCATATGTGATGGTGGTCAGGCACTGGATCGCTTCGTTCAATTCGCCGATGCTGATGTGGCTCGTGCTCGCGATGAGCTCGACGTTTGCAGGCAATTTGACGATCGTCGGGTCGGTGGCGAACATGATCGTGCTCGAGCTTTCGAAGGAGAAAGCGCCGTTCAGGTTCTGGGAATTCACGAAGGTTGCCGGAACGATTGCGCTTCTGACGTGGGGAGCCGGGACGGCGATACTGATTGTCTACGGAATGCTAATGAAGTTTTGA